In the genome of Caldisericia bacterium, one region contains:
- a CDS encoding HD domain-containing protein, with protein ENKLNEKDLKENEELTLNKLEKEKVLIKKSKNLLNFKYSISFPLKHDKELIGFISFLSNKTKSINRQNLLFLKEISNDLNLGISKFLDKEMVMKKTKEQEKTIDLMLKAFSKIITMKEPYTGDHSSRVSIITYLIGKELNLNKESLKALKYASFLHDLGKLFVPSEILNKYGKLSEREFSLIKEHVLKSYEIVKDINLPEPTEKIILQHHERLDGSGYPYGLKNDEIILEAKILAVADVIDAMLSNRPYRPPLEKEKVIEELTINKGILYDEKVVDIALKIINKIKYN; from the coding sequence AAGAAAATAAATTAAATGAGAAAGATTTAAAAGAAAATGAAGAATTGACTTTAAATAAATTAGAAAAAGAGAAAGTTTTAATTAAAAAATCAAAAAATCTATTAAATTTTAAATATTCAATCTCTTTTCCTTTAAAACATGATAAAGAATTAATTGGTTTTATCTCTTTTCTATCAAATAAAACAAAATCAATAAATAGACAAAATTTACTTTTTCTTAAAGAGATTTCAAATGACCTAAATCTTGGAATCTCAAAGTTTTTGGACAAGGAGATGGTTATGAAAAAAACAAAAGAACAAGAAAAAACAATAGATCTTATGCTAAAAGCATTTTCAAAAATAATTACAATGAAAGAGCCATATACTGGAGATCATTCATCAAGAGTTTCAATTATAACTTATTTGATAGGAAAGGAGTTAAATTTAAATAAAGAAAGTTTAAAAGCATTAAAATATGCATCATTTTTACATGACCTTGGAAAACTTTTTGTTCCCTCTGAAATTCTAAATAAATATGGAAAATTAAGCGAAAGAGAATTTAGTTTGATAAAAGAACATGTCTTAAAAAGTTATGAAATAGTAAAAGATATAAATCTCCCAGAACCAACAGAAAAAATAATTCTTCAGCATCATGAGAGATTAGATGGTTCTGGTTATCCTTATGGACTGAAAAATGATGAAATAATTCTTGAAGCAAAAATATTAGCAGTTGCAGATGTGATAGATGCGATGCTTTCAAATAGACCATATAGACCTCCTCTTGAAAAAGAAAAAGTTATAGAGGAACTTACAATAAATAAAGGAATTCTTTATGATGAAAAAGTAGTTGATATTGCTTTAAAAATAATTAATAAGATAAAATATAATTAG
- a CDS encoding KaiC domain-containing protein, whose product MAKSKKEEPEVKEEELKKEKDEEKKVLKESIYTGSKALETAPKIYGVSTGVEGLDNLFFTVESEDGKIVKKSLNGIPAYSVFNITGVSDTGKSLMVEQFAVEQAKRGNSVCFITVESPANFVIVSMKHRAEALGYDFSKFENNIILIDAASHSVLRENIPDLLSTLAYVIKTYKVKFTIIDSVTGLYENKEMMARAVVRILFNFMKKWYQTALFVSQKRSGHEEFTAEAAGGYAVGHIVDGTMVFAKEMIDSGIKAKLYKKELGDIVRLFRIDGCRMCGHDTKTHLMEITDLGLIRILEPLSSK is encoded by the coding sequence ATGGCAAAATCTAAAAAGGAAGAACCCGAAGTAAAAGAAGAAGAGTTAAAAAAAGAAAAAGATGAAGAAAAAAAGGTTTTAAAAGAGAGTATCTACACTGGCAGTAAAGCATTGGAAACTGCTCCTAAAATTTATGGTGTATCAACTGGAGTTGAAGGTCTTGATAATCTCTTTTTTACAGTTGAAAGCGAAGATGGAAAAATAGTTAAAAAAAGTTTAAATGGAATTCCAGCCTATTCTGTATTTAATATAACTGGTGTTTCAGACACAGGAAAATCTCTGATGGTTGAACAGTTTGCTGTTGAACAAGCAAAAAGAGGAAATTCAGTTTGTTTTATTACTGTGGAATCTCCGGCTAATTTTGTTATTGTGTCAATGAAACACAGAGCAGAAGCCCTTGGATATGATTTTTCAAAATTTGAAAATAATATTATATTAATTGATGCAGCATCTCATTCAGTTTTAAGAGAGAATATACCAGATTTACTATCAACTCTTGCATATGTTATAAAGACTTATAAAGTAAAATTTACAATTATTGATTCAGTAACAGGTCTTTATGAAAATAAAGAAATGATGGCAAGAGCAGTTGTAAGAATTTTATTTAATTTTATGAAAAAATGGTATCAAACAGCACTATTTGTATCACAAAAAAGAAGTGGACATGAAGAGTTTACAGCAGAAGCAGCAGGTGGCTATGCAGTTGGTCATATTGTTGATGGAACGATGGTTTTTGCAAAAGAAATGATAGATTCTGGAATAAAAGCAAAGTTATATAAAAAAGAGTTAGGAGATATTGTAAGATTATTTAGAATTGATGGTTGTAGAATGTGTGGGCATGATACTAAAACACATTTGATGGAAATAACAGATTTAGGTTTAATTAGAATTCTTGAACCATTATCATCAAAATAA